In Synechococcus sp. CC9616, the following are encoded in one genomic region:
- a CDS encoding iron uptake porin has protein sequence HAADLNINDISDYADSVDVEEQVTSITQFSDVYPTDWAYQALASLIERYGCVAGYPNGTFRGNRAMTRYEAAALLNACLDRITEVTDELRRLIKEFERELAIIRGRVDGLEARVGELEATQFSTTTKLSGLANFVLGGTKAKGDNFRSVKGGVGERDRYNSSWGAFTLSYDLRLGLKTSFTGKDLLFTRLRAGNMGRTSTWTGGGVLMNTLNTAAPGENVLRVDRLYYRFPLGSNVTIQAGPLTRNTEMLGYKPSVYAKGGQTVLDFFGGSLGVPGVWNKETGGGFGAIYSNKNNVSKGDPYWTVAANYVADSGEASDGNPTTGGFMTDNSEANVTSQIAYGNKQWGLALGYRYGQCGARFRTSTEFAAFDAYGTPCAVVTGVDADGEDLFERTDASSNSFSFNAFWRPDESGWMPSISAGLGQSYLNGNSTWDEYTSKRAMGSWMVGLTWNDVFLESNALGYAVGQPQFVYDDEDFVADGGYAMELWYKFQVTDNISVTPSVYWLSRPWGDFTQNYKGDYKSLGVFGGVIQTVFKF, from the coding sequence CATGCCGCAGACCTGAACATCAACGACATCTCTGATTACGCGGACAGCGTGGACGTCGAAGAGCAGGTCACCAGCATTACCCAGTTTTCTGATGTTTACCCAACCGACTGGGCTTATCAGGCTCTCGCCAGCCTGATCGAGCGCTACGGCTGTGTCGCCGGTTATCCCAACGGCACCTTCCGCGGCAACCGGGCGATGACCCGTTATGAGGCAGCTGCTCTTCTCAATGCCTGTCTCGACCGCATCACTGAGGTCACCGACGAACTGCGTCGCCTGATCAAGGAATTTGAAAGAGAACTCGCCATCATCCGTGGCCGCGTCGATGGCCTTGAGGCCCGCGTTGGTGAACTGGAAGCAACCCAGTTCTCCACCACAACCAAGCTCAGCGGTTTGGCCAACTTCGTTCTCGGTGGCACCAAGGCGAAGGGCGACAATTTCAGGAGTGTCAAAGGGGGCGTCGGTGAGCGCGATCGATATAACAGCAGCTGGGGTGCCTTCACACTCAGCTACGACCTGCGCCTGGGTCTGAAAACCTCGTTCACCGGCAAGGATCTTCTGTTCACCCGTTTGCGTGCCGGCAACATGGGCCGAACGTCGACCTGGACTGGCGGTGGTGTTCTGATGAACACACTGAATACAGCAGCTCCGGGCGAAAACGTTCTTCGGGTGGATCGTCTTTATTACCGCTTCCCTCTGGGTAGCAACGTCACGATCCAGGCCGGTCCGCTGACCCGGAACACCGAGATGCTCGGCTACAAGCCGTCGGTGTATGCCAAAGGTGGCCAGACGGTTCTCGACTTCTTTGGTGGATCCCTCGGCGTTCCTGGCGTTTGGAACAAGGAAACCGGTGGTGGTTTTGGTGCCATCTACAGCAACAAGAACAATGTCTCGAAGGGAGATCCCTACTGGACCGTTGCTGCCAACTACGTTGCCGACAGCGGAGAGGCCAGTGATGGAAACCCGACCACGGGTGGCTTCATGACCGACAACTCCGAAGCGAACGTCACCTCTCAGATTGCCTACGGCAACAAGCAGTGGGGTCTTGCCCTCGGTTATCGCTATGGCCAATGCGGAGCCAGGTTCAGAACGTCGACGGAATTCGCGGCCTTTGATGCCTATGGCACCCCCTGTGCTGTTGTCACCGGTGTTGATGCCGACGGGGAGGATCTGTTCGAGCGCACCGACGCATCCAGCAACAGTTTCTCCTTCAACGCGTTCTGGCGCCCTGATGAGTCCGGCTGGATGCCGTCGATCAGTGCTGGACTTGGCCAGTCCTACCTGAACGGCAACAGCACCTGGGATGAATACACCAGCAAACGTGCCATGGGCAGTTGGATGGTCGGCCTCACCTGGAATGATGTTTTTCTGGAGAGCAATGCCCTTGGCTATGCCGTCGGTCAGCCTCAGTTCGTTTACGACGACGAGGATTTTGTTGCCGATGGTGGTTATGCCATGGAGCTCTGGTACAAGTTCCAGGTCACCGACAACATCTCCGTCACGCCCTCGGTGTATTGGCTGTCGCGCCCCTGGGGTGATTTCACCCAGAACTACAAGGGTGACTACAAATCGTTGGGAGTCTTCGGTGGCGTGATTCAGACCGTCTTCAAGTTCTGA
- a CDS encoding S-layer homology domain-containing protein: MKLFQQLLVAPAALGLLAPVATQAADFNVDAMAEYAPSSRKEQVTSITQFSDVYPTDWAYQALASLIERYGCVAGYPNGTFRGNRAM; the protein is encoded by the coding sequence ATGAAGCTCTTCCAGCAACTGCTGGTTGCGCCGGCAGCTCTCGGCCTTTTGGCCCCTGTCGCCACCCAGGCAGCTGACTTCAACGTCGATGCAATGGCTGAGTATGCCCCTTCCAGCCGGAAGGAGCAGGTCACCAGCATCACTCAGTTTTCTGATGTTTACCCAACCGACTGGGCTTATCAGGCTCTCGCCAGCCTGATCGAGCGCTACGGCTGTGTCGCCGGTTATCCCAACGGCACCTTCCGCGGCAACCGGGCCATG
- a CDS encoding DUF2079 domain-containing protein, with translation MVALILQAWRSQVLLASYDQGIFQQVLWNSLQGHPFESTLSSQLSASVGQAGELPSVDYERLGQHFTPTLLLWAPLLGLIGGAALPITQVGLITAAGLVLHRLAIRQIPERTANWITYGYFCGNALIGPTLGNFSDLCQLPLMVFALMLGLLEKRTWLIVISALLIPWIREDTGVLLVAVGAWMLWRQNSRWELGLILIVWGGGWVLLSTNVLMPLFSDDNAKRFMVENFGQYLGDNQLQGSSSLGVVQRILSQPLLLLQQLVDPPGQTLLYLLGHALPFLFIPLLSLDTVLLAGPSLLGLFLAQGANDPLSITIRYTLLVVPGFALGALFWWKRRRDPVPQRSHRLAWGCCLVLSLLLTVSSNPHRSLSFLIPDSIDPWVYSPPQLQWSHGQAARRVLAVIPDDASASANTPLVPLLARREVLVRFPFSSSYLDRAGDERPVDWIAVDLNLLERYSAAFRGDWRQLKKSRRWLEDHREGYAVKALEDGVLALERNGLRDPKLEARLDDVLAQPLPRDPRDQTKTMPPTG, from the coding sequence CTGGTTGCGCTGATTCTCCAGGCCTGGAGGTCCCAGGTGCTGTTGGCCAGCTACGACCAGGGGATCTTCCAGCAAGTGCTGTGGAACAGCCTGCAAGGACACCCCTTCGAAAGCACGCTGTCATCGCAGCTGTCAGCCAGCGTCGGCCAGGCAGGTGAACTGCCCTCGGTGGATTACGAGCGGCTGGGACAGCACTTCACTCCCACGCTGCTGCTCTGGGCCCCTCTGCTCGGCCTGATCGGAGGTGCTGCACTGCCCATCACTCAGGTTGGACTGATCACGGCCGCAGGGCTTGTTCTGCATCGCCTGGCGATTCGCCAGATCCCGGAACGGACGGCCAACTGGATCACCTATGGATACTTCTGCGGCAATGCACTGATCGGGCCAACGCTCGGCAATTTCAGCGATCTCTGCCAGCTGCCCCTGATGGTGTTCGCGCTGATGCTGGGGCTGCTGGAAAAGCGCACGTGGCTGATTGTTATCAGCGCCTTGCTGATTCCATGGATCCGCGAGGACACCGGCGTGCTCCTTGTGGCGGTGGGCGCCTGGATGCTTTGGCGACAGAACAGTCGCTGGGAACTGGGCCTGATCTTGATCGTCTGGGGAGGCGGTTGGGTGCTGCTCAGTACCAACGTGCTGATGCCCCTGTTCTCCGACGACAACGCCAAACGGTTCATGGTCGAAAACTTTGGGCAGTACCTGGGCGACAACCAGCTCCAAGGCAGCAGCAGTCTCGGCGTGGTGCAGAGGATCTTGAGCCAGCCCTTGCTGCTGCTGCAGCAACTGGTCGACCCGCCGGGGCAGACCTTGCTCTATCTGCTGGGACACGCTCTGCCCTTTCTGTTTATTCCCCTGCTGAGTCTCGACACGGTTCTGCTGGCAGGGCCCTCTCTGCTGGGACTGTTTCTGGCCCAGGGGGCGAACGACCCGCTCTCGATCACCATCCGCTACACCCTGCTGGTGGTCCCGGGCTTTGCACTGGGGGCCCTGTTCTGGTGGAAGCGTCGCCGCGATCCAGTCCCGCAACGCAGCCATCGCCTGGCCTGGGGATGCTGCCTGGTGTTGTCCCTGCTGCTCACCGTCAGCAGCAATCCCCACCGCAGCCTTTCCTTCCTGATTCCTGACAGCATTGATCCCTGGGTGTACAGCCCACCGCAACTGCAGTGGAGCCATGGCCAGGCCGCTCGAAGAGTGCTGGCTGTCATCCCGGATGACGCGAGCGCGTCGGCCAACACGCCTCTCGTTCCATTGCTGGCGCGGCGAGAGGTGCTGGTGCGCTTTCCATTCTCTTCCTCTTATCTGGATCGAGCAGGAGACGAGCGCCCGGTTGACTGGATTGCTGTGGATCTGAATCTGCTCGAGCGATACAGCGCAGCGTTTCGGGGGGACTGGCGTCAGCTGAAGAAAAGCCGGCGGTGGCTCGAGGACCACCGCGAGGGCTATGCGGTGAAGGCGCTGGAGGATGGAGTTCTGGCACTGGAACGCAACGGCCTGCGCGACCCGAAGCTGGAGGCCCGTTTGGATGATGTCCTGGCGCAGCCATTACCAAGAGATCCCCGTGACCAGACCAAAACGATGCCCCCGACCGGATGA
- a CDS encoding glycosyltransferase family 39 protein codes for MQSKFATPWIGLLSIWGVAVGLALIGLGNVPLRDFDEGTVARVAQELSKGLGEAPLLPTLWGEPYLNKGPGLHSLIGLVIRQASGTQQLPSEGLVRLVPALLSTLVVPLGGLLQWRLRPGERNSCLATSLLLLTLLPVARHGRLAMLDGSQLSAMALLWLALASLRGQRNDSYWALTAGLMGSAMLLLKAPLLIPCAAAALAAVLWGLEWQRWRSGPAISCMALGLLPGISWHLWHAHIRGGQALWMWGGDGAGRVLLDAGEGSDLRWRVPLIELLEGGWPWLLLLVPGLCWAWQLRHQRWGRWCLATQVVLAAAILPLKTQLPWYSHPLWLPFALINAPLLVWLVERRDRGIPMRWWLQRIPSIWILLGFLLIGATALSFTAVGDQLAPYRWLAGAAGLGWGAGGWWLQSAQLRQRRQGLISMVCGSVLALSLLFSTQLWLWELNERWPVSPVASLSRSSPTTPLLHGYDERPSLNWYAGQRIRRGRSRDSGWFLTQKPDDHCVVTARKGDWALARCR; via the coding sequence ATGCAATCCAAGTTCGCAACACCCTGGATCGGTCTGCTGAGCATCTGGGGCGTGGCGGTGGGACTGGCGCTGATCGGCCTGGGCAATGTTCCTCTCAGAGATTTCGACGAGGGCACGGTGGCTCGCGTGGCCCAGGAACTCAGCAAGGGACTGGGTGAAGCACCGCTCTTGCCCACCCTCTGGGGGGAGCCCTATCTCAACAAAGGACCGGGGCTGCACAGCCTGATTGGCCTGGTGATCCGTCAGGCAAGCGGCACGCAGCAACTTCCATCGGAGGGGCTGGTGCGGCTGGTACCGGCTCTGCTGTCCACCCTTGTGGTTCCGCTGGGCGGTCTGCTGCAGTGGCGGCTCCGTCCCGGCGAGCGAAACAGCTGCCTTGCCACCAGCCTCCTGCTGCTCACCCTGCTGCCGGTCGCTCGCCATGGTCGTCTGGCCATGCTCGATGGCAGCCAGCTGTCTGCAATGGCCCTGCTCTGGCTGGCCCTGGCCAGTCTGCGTGGCCAACGCAACGATTCCTACTGGGCTCTGACGGCAGGACTGATGGGGTCGGCCATGCTCCTTCTGAAAGCACCGCTGCTGATTCCCTGCGCAGCCGCCGCCCTTGCCGCTGTGCTCTGGGGACTGGAATGGCAACGCTGGCGCAGCGGCCCAGCCATCAGCTGCATGGCGCTCGGTTTGCTTCCTGGCATCAGCTGGCATCTCTGGCACGCCCACATAAGGGGGGGCCAGGCTCTCTGGATGTGGGGCGGAGACGGTGCCGGCCGGGTGCTGCTCGATGCAGGGGAAGGCAGTGACCTGCGCTGGCGTGTGCCGTTAATCGAACTACTGGAAGGTGGCTGGCCCTGGCTGCTGCTGCTCGTCCCAGGCTTGTGTTGGGCCTGGCAGCTGCGCCATCAGCGTTGGGGTCGCTGGTGCCTGGCCACCCAGGTTGTTCTGGCCGCCGCCATCCTGCCGCTGAAAACACAATTGCCCTGGTACAGCCACCCTCTATGGCTGCCCTTCGCCCTGATCAACGCGCCTCTGCTCGTTTGGTTGGTGGAGCGTCGTGATCGGGGCATTCCAATGCGTTGGTGGCTGCAACGCATTCCCTCGATCTGGATCTTGCTGGGATTCCTGCTGATCGGAGCAACAGCTCTGAGCTTCACGGCTGTTGGCGACCAACTCGCACCGTATCGCTGGCTGGCTGGCGCGGCCGGATTGGGCTGGGGAGCCGGCGGCTGGTGGCTTCAGTCAGCGCAGTTGCGACAGCGGCGGCAGGGGCTGATCAGCATGGTGTGCGGCAGCGTGCTGGCGTTGTCGCTGTTGTTCAGTACTCAGCTCTGGCTGTGGGAACTGAATGAGCGTTGGCCTGTCTCTCCCGTAGCCAGCCTCAGCCGCTCAAGTCCAACCACACCGTTGCTGCATGGATACGACGAACGGCCGAGCCTGAACTGGTACGCAGGCCAGCGGATTCGGCGAGGTCGCAGCCGTGATTCGGGCTGGTTTCTCACCCAAAAACCCGACGATCACTGTGTTGTGACCGCCCGAAAAGGGGACTGGGCACTGGCACGCTGCCGTTAA
- a CDS encoding glycosyltransferase, whose translation MSSTQEQQGKSNTTGLSIILPTFNEAESIAAVIQSLLALDDHFGIEILVIDDDSTDGTTDIVRHLARQDQRIRIIRRLGRSGLASAIKEGLIDAIHHRAVVMDSDGQHEPASVLDAVQALDQRHLDLVAGSRFLDQSEIRGLSSRRTDGSTLANQLARRSLPASYGHLTDYMSGFMALNLRRCLPLIRDVDVNGFKFLYELLAISRGQLAVAEIPLVFQPRLHGSSKLDSAILWDFLVSLLHTASLRLLPRRAISFGLVGASGVLVQLAVTALLMTLLRLSFQQALPIAVITAASSNYLINNALTFRDRRQRGARLLRGLLKFLLVASLPALANVGLATSFYTLVNAHAIWAQLAGIVVVYIWNYAASSRFVWNSP comes from the coding sequence GTGTCTTCCACGCAGGAACAGCAAGGGAAGAGCAACACAACAGGCCTCTCAATCATTCTTCCAACCTTCAACGAAGCTGAGTCCATCGCTGCGGTGATTCAGTCTCTGCTGGCGCTGGACGACCATTTCGGCATCGAAATCCTGGTGATCGATGACGATTCAACCGACGGGACCACGGACATCGTGCGCCATCTGGCGCGCCAGGACCAACGCATCCGCATCATCCGACGACTGGGCCGCTCAGGACTGGCCAGCGCGATCAAAGAAGGCCTGATTGATGCCATTCATCACCGCGCTGTGGTGATGGACAGCGACGGCCAACACGAGCCTGCATCAGTGTTGGATGCGGTGCAAGCCCTCGACCAGCGGCATCTCGATCTGGTTGCCGGCAGTCGTTTTCTCGATCAATCGGAAATCCGCGGTCTCAGCAGTCGGCGCACCGATGGCTCCACGCTTGCCAATCAACTGGCACGCCGAAGCCTGCCGGCCAGTTACGGCCACCTCACGGATTACATGAGCGGTTTCATGGCCCTCAACCTCAGGCGCTGCCTGCCGCTGATCCGAGACGTGGATGTGAATGGCTTCAAATTCCTCTACGAGCTTCTGGCCATCAGCCGTGGACAGCTTGCCGTCGCCGAAATCCCTCTGGTCTTTCAGCCACGCCTGCATGGAAGCTCCAAGCTGGACAGCGCCATCCTCTGGGATTTCCTCGTTTCCCTGCTGCATACAGCCAGTCTGAGACTGCTGCCGCGGCGGGCAATCAGCTTCGGACTTGTGGGGGCCAGCGGCGTGCTGGTGCAGCTGGCAGTCACGGCGTTGCTGATGACCCTGCTGCGACTCAGCTTTCAACAGGCTCTACCGATCGCGGTGATCACCGCAGCGAGTTCGAATTACCTGATCAACAACGCTCTAACCTTCCGAGATCGCCGACAACGAGGAGCACGGCTCCTGCGCGGACTGCTGAAGTTCCTTTTGGTGGCCTCGCTGCCCGCCCTGGCCAATGTGGGTTTGGCCACCAGCTTCTACACCCTCGTGAACGCTCATGCCATCTGGGCTCAGCTGGCGGGAATTGTGGTGGTCTACATCTGGAACTACGCGGCTTCATCCCGCTTCGTCTGGAATTCGCCGTGA
- a CDS encoding glycosyltransferase family 39 protein translates to MIWLPLGVGFLLRFIQLWMPIVGVHSWRQADTAAMARHFAIANTPIWLPQIDWAGSSAGYVESEFPLYPFLVSRLYQISGVQEWLGRGLSLLCSVLTIWLVMRLGRRWFGAEQGWWAGLFFAIAPLGVYYGRTFQAEALLLLLGASCLEAHSHWRTKGSRWALLLSWLCFSGAGLIKVIPLLWLGLPLLMVQLSRDSSAEPQRYVRRFLMLLRSPGFWLYLGAGLAAIAAWYAHAYQLGQSSGLSFGFWGGGSDRSSLSLLLDLENWFNLSLRVALRLLAIAGVPFLISGIWIGRLSPGGRIAISGLLGVLLCTLATMRSSSIHEYYQLPLLLFACPLMGLGWQSWQQRRRRWQPNSVICLWMTVSLAVLSVDYWALEHRQVQDWMPLASRIREAVPSNNRIVSVTSTDPTLLNLARRQGWLISSKQLNSERLQQWKDAGASHLAGSFRWEKMYRTMPEKRQRALQRLAATSSGAWVDDVSQTYLIPLDDVSFNR, encoded by the coding sequence GTGATCTGGCTGCCGCTCGGAGTTGGCTTCCTGCTGCGATTCATCCAACTGTGGATGCCGATTGTTGGGGTTCACAGCTGGCGCCAGGCCGATACCGCTGCAATGGCTCGCCACTTCGCCATCGCCAACACGCCGATCTGGTTACCCCAGATCGACTGGGCCGGCTCCTCTGCGGGCTATGTGGAATCAGAATTTCCGCTGTACCCGTTTCTGGTGAGCCGCCTTTATCAGATTTCTGGCGTGCAGGAATGGCTGGGGCGCGGCCTGTCCCTGCTCTGCAGTGTTCTGACCATCTGGCTGGTGATGCGGCTTGGGCGTCGCTGGTTCGGAGCCGAACAAGGCTGGTGGGCCGGACTCTTCTTTGCGATCGCACCACTCGGTGTGTACTACGGAAGGACCTTTCAGGCGGAAGCCCTGCTGCTGCTCCTGGGCGCCAGCTGTTTGGAAGCACACAGCCATTGGCGGACAAAGGGCTCCCGTTGGGCGCTGCTGCTGAGCTGGTTGTGTTTCAGCGGAGCAGGCCTGATCAAGGTGATCCCGCTGCTCTGGCTTGGTTTACCCCTCTTGATGGTGCAACTCAGCAGGGATAGTTCAGCAGAGCCTCAACGCTATGTCAGGCGCTTCTTGATGCTGTTGCGCTCTCCTGGCTTTTGGCTGTACCTCGGCGCTGGGCTCGCAGCCATTGCGGCCTGGTACGCCCACGCCTATCAACTGGGACAAAGCAGCGGGCTGAGTTTCGGATTCTGGGGCGGCGGCAGCGATCGCAGCAGCCTCAGCCTGCTTCTGGATCTTGAGAACTGGTTCAATCTCAGCCTCAGAGTGGCTTTGCGTTTGTTGGCCATTGCCGGCGTGCCCTTCCTGATCAGTGGGATCTGGATCGGAAGGCTCAGCCCGGGAGGGCGCATTGCGATCAGCGGGCTGCTGGGGGTGCTGCTGTGCACCCTCGCCACCATGCGATCCAGCAGCATCCACGAGTACTACCAGTTGCCCTTGCTGCTGTTTGCCTGCCCGTTGATGGGGCTTGGCTGGCAAAGCTGGCAACAGCGGCGCCGCCGCTGGCAACCAAACAGTGTGATCTGTCTTTGGATGACCGTAAGCCTGGCGGTTTTATCGGTTGATTACTGGGCTTTGGAGCATCGCCAGGTCCAGGATTGGATGCCCTTGGCCTCGAGAATTCGCGAGGCGGTGCCCAGCAACAACCGCATCGTCAGTGTCACCAGCACCGACCCCACCTTGCTGAACCTGGCCAGGCGGCAGGGATGGCTGATCTCCAGCAAACAACTGAACTCGGAACGACTGCAGCAATGGAAAGACGCAGGCGCCAGCCATCTCGCTGGCAGTTTCCGCTGGGAAAAAATGTACCGAACGATGCCGGAAAAGCGTCAGCGTGCCTTGCAACGTCTGGCAGCAACCAGTTCTGGAGCCTGGGTTGATGACGTCAGCCAGACCTATCTGATCCCCCTCGATGACGTCAGCTTCAACCGCTGA
- a CDS encoding DUF2079 domain-containing protein, whose amino-acid sequence MTSASTAEARGRPRPFGQFGLVSMAVLIGLLFWFCAAARHGLLQSNAYDLGLFDQWAWLIGQGQPPISSMEQVHVLADHGAWMLYAAGAAYSVMPSVQWLLSSQAFTLSFTALPIWWLAQQAGLTPRRCWLMCGLWWLQPVVFNTNLFDFHPETWVMPLFALALWAERAERPRLWLLLLLLLLGSRDGLVLIVGGMAIDLAWRRRWRWSATAAGLSITWLLMLSRWLYPLLRNGEGPKAAGRMFSHLSGGPLQAIQSLDWGGGLLYIVLLCLPCIGLWRKRSLPTLMIGAPLLLVNLLSASPSYRTLIHHYSLPLAVVMVVAVIDARPQQIRAIRGFSWTLGWAVVCWLALAKPWYFSGPYLSRVSVLNDAQEAISQVQDTDAVLTTSYLVPQISQRSRVAFPKKGSLRNLDNSGWNVLLLNPNDPGWGSTKRLQKNLLSEVQQRGWLCENWPSKLELCRKK is encoded by the coding sequence ATGACGTCAGCTTCAACCGCTGAAGCCCGAGGCAGACCTCGCCCATTCGGCCAATTCGGCCTGGTGAGCATGGCTGTTCTGATCGGCCTGCTGTTCTGGTTCTGTGCAGCGGCACGCCATGGCCTGCTGCAGAGCAACGCCTACGACCTGGGTCTCTTCGATCAATGGGCCTGGCTGATCGGTCAGGGACAACCACCGATCTCTTCGATGGAACAGGTGCATGTGCTGGCCGACCACGGTGCCTGGATGCTTTACGCCGCTGGTGCGGCTTACAGCGTGATGCCATCTGTGCAATGGCTGCTGTCCAGCCAGGCCTTCACGCTGAGCTTCACAGCACTGCCCATCTGGTGGCTTGCCCAGCAAGCAGGACTCACCCCTCGGCGCTGCTGGTTGATGTGCGGTCTCTGGTGGCTGCAACCTGTGGTGTTCAACACCAACCTGTTCGACTTTCACCCCGAAACATGGGTGATGCCCCTGTTTGCCCTGGCGCTCTGGGCCGAACGGGCCGAACGACCAAGGCTTTGGCTGCTGCTGTTGTTGCTGCTGCTCGGTAGCCGCGACGGACTGGTGTTGATCGTTGGTGGTATGGCCATCGATTTGGCCTGGCGACGCCGTTGGAGATGGAGTGCAACCGCTGCAGGGCTCTCGATCACCTGGTTGCTGATGTTGAGCCGCTGGCTCTACCCCTTGTTGCGGAACGGTGAGGGACCCAAAGCCGCTGGACGCATGTTCAGCCACCTCAGCGGTGGCCCGCTTCAGGCCATTCAGAGCCTCGATTGGGGCGGAGGTTTGCTGTACATCGTGCTGCTCTGCCTGCCGTGCATCGGCTTATGGCGGAAGCGCTCACTGCCCACACTGATGATCGGCGCGCCACTGCTGCTGGTGAACCTGCTGTCAGCGTCGCCCAGCTACCGCACCTTGATCCATCACTACAGCCTGCCTTTGGCCGTGGTCATGGTGGTTGCCGTGATCGATGCAAGGCCGCAACAAATCAGAGCAATCCGCGGGTTCTCCTGGACCCTGGGCTGGGCCGTGGTTTGCTGGCTCGCGCTGGCGAAGCCCTGGTACTTCAGCGGTCCCTATCTGAGTCGCGTGTCGGTCCTGAATGACGCTCAAGAAGCAATCTCCCAGGTGCAAGACACGGATGCTGTTCTCACCACCAGCTATTTGGTGCCTCAAATCAGTCAACGCAGCCGTGTGGCTTTTCCCAAGAAAGGCAGTCTTCGCAATCTCGACAATTCAGGCTGGAACGTCTTACTTTTGAATCCCAATGATCCTGGCTGGGGATCAACAAAGCGCCTACAGAAAAACCTGTTGAGCGAGGTTCAACAACGGGGCTGGCTCTGTGAAAACTGGCCTTCAAAACTAGAACTTTGCCGCAAGAAATAA
- the psbD gene encoding photosystem II D2 protein (photosystem q(a) protein) has product FDVLDDWLKRDRFVFVGWSGILLFPTAYLAIGGWLTGTTFVTSWYTHGIASSYLEGCNFLTAAVSTPADAMGHSLLLLWGPEAQGDFVRWCQLGGLWAFVALHGAFALIGFMLRQFEIARLVGIRPYNAIAFSGPIAVFVSVFLMYPLGQSSWFFAPSFGVAAIFRFLLFLQGFHNWTLNPFHMMGVAGILGGALLCAIHGATVENTLFEDGEQANTFKAFEPTQEEETYSMVTANRFWSQIFGIAFSNKRWLHFFMLFVPVMGLWTSSIGIIGLALNLRAYDFVSQEIRAAEDPEFETFYTKNILLNEGLRAWMAPADQPHENFVFPEEVLPRGNAL; this is encoded by the coding sequence GTTCGACGTCCTCGATGACTGGCTCAAGCGCGACCGCTTCGTTTTTGTCGGCTGGTCCGGCATCCTTCTTTTCCCAACGGCCTATCTGGCCATCGGTGGCTGGCTGACAGGCACCACCTTTGTTACCTCCTGGTACACCCACGGCATTGCTTCGTCGTACCTGGAAGGTTGCAACTTCCTCACCGCTGCTGTTTCAACCCCCGCTGATGCGATGGGTCACAGCTTGCTGCTGCTCTGGGGCCCTGAGGCCCAAGGCGACTTCGTTCGCTGGTGTCAGCTCGGTGGTCTCTGGGCCTTCGTGGCTCTGCACGGTGCTTTCGCACTGATCGGCTTCATGCTGCGTCAGTTCGAAATCGCTCGTCTCGTGGGCATTCGCCCGTACAACGCCATCGCCTTCTCCGGCCCGATTGCGGTGTTCGTCAGTGTCTTCCTGATGTATCCCCTCGGCCAGAGCAGCTGGTTCTTTGCTCCTTCCTTCGGGGTGGCAGCAATCTTCCGCTTCCTGCTCTTCCTCCAGGGCTTCCACAACTGGACCCTGAACCCCTTCCACATGATGGGCGTGGCCGGCATCCTCGGCGGTGCTCTGCTCTGTGCCATTCACGGCGCCACCGTGGAGAACACCTTGTTTGAGGATGGCGAGCAGGCCAACACCTTCAAGGCGTTCGAGCCCACCCAGGAAGAAGAGACCTATTCCATGGTCACCGCCAACCGCTTCTGGAGTCAGATCTTCGGGATCGCCTTCTCCAACAAGCGCTGGCTGCACTTCTTCATGTTGTTTGTTCCGGTGATGGGTCTGTGGACCAGCTCCATCGGCATCATCGGTCTGGCCCTCAACCTGCGTGCCTATGACTTCGTGTCACAGGAAATCCGCGCTGCTGAGGATCCAGAATTTGAGACCTTCTACACCAAGAACATTCTTCTGAATGAAGGTCTGCGTGCCTGGATGGCACCGGCTGACCAGCCACACGAAAACTTCGTCTTCCCTGAAGAGGTTCTGCCCCGTGGTAACGCTCTTTGA
- a CDS encoding ABC transporter ATP-binding protein — MKKLQQRAAANGLAFPLILDQGGDVRAGGELNLQQLCYRWPNGNQALRNCNLTIPKPGLWMLVGSNGSGKSTLFRLISGLVQPQSGSISTPHRVAMVFQNPDHQLLLPSCSSDLLLGLTNSSTNNNRIRCVDDLLDQLGLNGLATRPIHTLSGGQKQRLAIAGALASDAGLLLLDEPTALLDPESQRTVLDAVHTLCQKRDQPLTALWITHRLEELDRADGAARMQDGRIEPWQDGPSLRKRLQSGRSGR; from the coding sequence ATGAAAAAGCTTCAGCAACGGGCGGCAGCAAACGGCCTGGCTTTTCCGTTGATTCTTGATCAAGGCGGGGATGTTCGGGCAGGTGGAGAACTCAACCTCCAGCAGCTCTGCTACCGCTGGCCGAACGGCAACCAAGCCCTGCGGAACTGCAACCTGACCATCCCAAAACCAGGTCTCTGGATGCTGGTCGGCAGCAACGGCAGTGGCAAAAGCACGCTGTTTCGATTGATCTCCGGCCTGGTCCAACCGCAAAGCGGCTCGATCAGCACCCCTCACCGGGTGGCCATGGTGTTTCAGAACCCCGATCACCAGCTGCTGCTTCCAAGTTGCAGCTCGGACCTGCTGCTCGGCCTTACAAACTCCTCCACAAACAACAATCGAATCCGCTGCGTCGACGACCTGCTCGATCAACTGGGACTGAACGGTCTGGCGACGCGGCCGATTCATACCCTCAGTGGCGGCCAGAAACAACGACTGGCCATCGCTGGAGCTCTCGCAAGCGATGCCGGTCTTCTGCTGCTTGACGAACCCACCGCCCTGCTGGACCCCGAGAGTCAGCGCACGGTTCTCGATGCTGTCCACACGCTCTGCCAAAAGAGAGATCAGCCCCTAACGGCCCTCTGGATCACCCATCGCCTCGAGGAACTCGACCGGGCCGATGGAGCGGCGCGCATGCAGGACGGTCGGATCGAACCATGGCAGGACGGACCATCCCTGAGGAAGCGCTTGCAGTCCGGAAGGTCCGGCAGGTAA